The Vitis vinifera cultivar Pinot Noir 40024 chromosome 18, ASM3070453v1 region GCCCTTTCACCAGACAATTCATCAGCCCCAGCTAAAGTTGTTGCATCCTTCCCTTTTTACCCGGTTTGTCCTGCTACCTCAATTCCATTCACATTCCATTTCTGAGATACTATCAATTATATGAATTGCTTAATTGAAGAATTTCATATAGGTTTACCAACTACAAACAGACTTCTTTAGATCAAAGGATTTTCAGTTTCAAGGGGACGCATACTTGTGGGAGAACAACTCAGATAGTACCTCAAATCTCATCGAATTTGTGACTGCCCCCAATAATCCTGATGGACAGCTGAATAAAGCAGTTCTTCACGGCCCATATGTGAAGGCCATTCATGATCATGCCTATTATTGGCCTCACTTTACAGGAATTCCAGCTCCCGCAGATGAAGACGTCATGGTATTTACTCTTTCTAAGCTTACTGGTCATGCAGGCACTAGATTCGGGTAACAACCATTCCAACGATCTAATTATGCAGTTAACTTGTCCATAATGTCGTGCATAAATATTTTTCAGCAGCAACATATCTGACAAGAAGAGTAGTAACATTGCTATTCCTGTACAGATGGGCACTGATAAAGGATGAAGCTGTGTACCAAAGAATGTCAACTTATGTAAAACTGAATTGCTTAGGTATTTCCCGGGATGCTCAGTTAAGAGCCTATAAACTTCTGAAAGTAGTCATGGAAGGGAGTGGAAGGgaaatatttgagtttggtcACGCAACAATGAAGAACCGCTGGGAAAAACTGAGCAGTGCCTTATCAGTGTCCAAACGCTTCTCTCTCCAGGACATTGCGCCACAATACTGTACCTTCTTCCAAACAGTCAGAGCTGCTTCTCCAGGTGATTTCTCCATATGAAAATTTGAacttatttctatatttttcaatattttttaaaaatagcttttatCATGGTGTTTTACTTTCAAACATTCTCTATATTTctgtaattattttttgaaaaagttctTATAAAACAGCTAAAATATGTTACCAGAAAACACCTtgtttcatgtttttaaggacaaaaggttgttttttaaaacggCTTCCAAACATACCCTGAGATTGTTTTTCCTCTTCAATTTCTCCTAACCTCCGCAACAACCAAATAGAGCTGTAAGTTGGTATCCAAAAGCTAAAGAGCTCAacaccaaaattttgaaattaacttGCAGCATGACAATTTTGTACTCATGGCAGCTTATGCATGGTTGAGGTGTGAGCGAGAGGAGGATAAAGACTGTTACAGAGCCCTCAAAAAGGCTGGCATCATTGGACGTGAGGGTACTTTGTTTGGTACTGCGAGTAGCTATGTTCGGCTCAGCCTCATCAAGACCCAAGATGACTTTGATATGCTGCTGCACCAAATAAAAAAGCTAGTGGCTGAGGAAGATGACATGCATGCCAGAAGTACTATGTGAAGAGTGGAATCAACAATCAGTTGATCATAAGCTCATATGTGAATGCAGAATTTATCTTCTTAAATTGTAGAGCAACTACATTTCTAGATTTTATGCCTCTCAAATCACTCACacattaataaatcaattacaTAAAAATTGAACATGATGTCATTGTTGGAGAATGGGTAGAATTAGAAGTTTATTGTATTCCAATACTCTCTTTTATTCAAATAGTACATAATCAACTGATATCTTATTTATAGATACACACACTTAACTCCTAATGATGAAATATAAAGACCTTTTAACATTTGacaactcaaaaataaaaactaaaataatcatttaaaataaaatattcccctttaacttttaaaaactaaatctaATTCTAATATTTAGAAAGTTTCTAAGTCAAGTTTAACTTTCTAACATGCCCTCTTAAACTTATTTGTGACTCTAAATAACATCCTTAATCTTCTAAAGTCTTCAAGCTTGAGAGGCTTGGtaaaaatatctataatttGAGCTTGAGATTTTGCAAAATTTAATTACACGTCTTTCTTTATAATATTCCCTCCAATAAATTGATATCTTGTATCAATGTGCTTGCTTCGGTCatgaaaaattgaattcttTTGATAATGCAATTGACGATTTCTTATTTAGATATATAGTGGATGCCTTGGTTTGGCTTATAAGCCTTTGCCATTCATCTTGCTTTGTATCTCTATTTCCCATTTTGCCTTCTTCTTTCCATTATACACTCATCTTACCGcaatttcttttttcccttttggaaGGGATTTTAGTTCCCATGTGTCATTCTTCCACGCCCTCTTGAGTAATGtaagttttagttttttcttttattatttgatgaATTGAATCTACTTCTTCCTCTATCACCTTGGCCACTTCACCACTTCCACCACCATGCCCATGACCATGTCTATGATTATTATGACTTCTTTCATAAAAGtttgtttcattcttttttaatgtaagtttttgtttgaagaatgttttaatttttcttagttttttatttttaatctctatCCATGAACATGCAATGATTTCATTATAAGTTGACCAATGTTcacaaaatctaaatttttagaTTCTTCAATGGCAACAACAATATAATCAACCTTTAAATCTAGAGATTGGATTATTCTTTCAATCATACGAGTATCATTTAAACCCTtgtcatttctttttaataaattcactCTAGTGAATGCTctagaaaaaaatggaagattgATTATGATTCTTTCATATTCAAACCTTCAAATTCTCCTCTAAAAGTTTGAAGATGAATTTTTTGTACCTTTTCAATTCCCTTGTGTGTATGTGTAATATCTCTTAAGACTTTCTTGGAGGTGGTTACACTTGAAATCTTCTAAAAAAATACCTATATCCATTACTTGATAGATGATGGTGAGAGTTTTGTTATCTCTCTTCTTCACATATTTCAAAAAACTCATTTGATTTGGGGATAAAGTGGTTTCATCTTACCAAGCAAAGCCTTCATCTTGATACTCCAGTTGTCATAAttgtctttgttgagttggggaACTTACTTTGGTATATTTTTCTCCTACTAGtttcataattaattataacAAGAATCCCAAAAAGAAATAACATATGAAGAACTTACCTTGAATTTTAGAatgaaataaatacaaaaaaagatTCTTCATTTCTAACTCTTCTAATCAAAGTTCTTGAGAGACctttaagttttgtttttgtttttgtttttttttttttaatttttgataatgtAGGAAACAAGATAAAGATAGCGGATGGTtatatggataaaaaaaaatacctcaattatcttctctcttttttaaaattttcaaatcatataaatatatccctaaattcaagttcaagtagatcttttaaaattttaatttgaattatatgaatataacttttcaaatcacataaatatttctaaattcaaggcaaatcttttaaaattttcaaattacatAAATATCCCTAAATTCAAGACACGGATGTTACAAAAATAAAGGGAAGGATAAAATGGAAAAGTGAAAATagatttaaacttaataaattatttttacatactttttaaaactcatttcatttatttttcttttttatataaatattaaataattttaaaatacataatgTTACCCAAGGATTCTCCTACATATATTTTGATGATAgcaaatcataataaatataCTAATGGTAATAAATCAAGTTAAGTTTCAAGTATTaatcaagaaaattaaaagaaaaggcatgaacactttaaaaaaatccaaagaaagcATAGTCAAGGGTGCATAAAGACCATTCAAGCTTAAGAACTCAATGTAAGATGAATACTTTGGGTGCACTTAGAATTTTTGCCCATTCATGCATCATTTTCATactcgattttttttttaaaactaagcTTTAAAGATcacattttatcaaaattcaaatatctgTTCAAAAACCTAGAcaaaattatcttaatttaaCCTATAaaggtatttaaaaatgttGCCTCAGTGTTAGAAGGTTTTCGaaatgaaaaagataggttttaaGCCAAAAAGAGTCTAACCAATCAAGGAGGGGCTAAACTGACTCAATTGGTTTGGAATCAATTTAACTAGTTACCCCTTTCCTAGTCAAGGTCTGATTCAGGGTGCCAAAAAATTCTTTCTTCCAAAACTGTGAATTTTTGGTCAAGGCAAACCCTTTCTCAATCAAGACAACCC contains the following coding sequences:
- the LOC100247483 gene encoding tryptophan aminotransferase-related protein 3 yields the protein MAKIQISLCVVCLVCSLILNLLLVSNHMHVGGKWELSWSRKAAEEGEAAAAVACSGHGRAYLDGLVVDGSPVCECNSCFEGPDCSQFSPDCIANVDGGDPLFLEPFWMQNAARSAMLVAGWHRMSYAFNNQSLMSQVLENQIRKLHTAVGNAVTQGRFIVFGTGSTQLLNAAVYALSPDNSSAPAKVVASFPFYPVYQLQTDFFRSKDFQFQGDAYLWENNSDSTSNLIEFVTAPNNPDGQLNKAVLHGPYVKAIHDHAYYWPHFTGIPAPADEDVMVFTLSKLTGHAGTRFGWALIKDEAVYQRMSTYVKLNCLGISRDAQLRAYKLLKVVMEGSGREIFEFGHATMKNRWEKLSSALSVSKRFSLQDIAPQYCTFFQTVRAASPAYAWLRCEREEDKDCYRALKKAGIIGREGTLFGTASSYVRLSLIKTQDDFDMLLHQIKKLVAEEDDMHARSTM